Proteins encoded by one window of Streptomyces uncialis:
- a CDS encoding MogA/MoaB family molybdenum cofactor biosynthesis protein, with protein sequence MSGAPGAGDADRAAAPYRALVVTASNRAAAGVYPDKGGPVIAEALSALGFAVDGPRVVPDGDPVEEALRQGVAARYDVILTTGGTGISPTDRTPEATGRVIDRSVPGIPEAIRAHGGPKVPTAALSRGLAGVAERTLIVNLPGSTGGVRDGLVVLEPLLRHAVDQLRGGDHPQPPDGNTAHAAERPRPPGGTAEGGPGPTGSRS encoded by the coding sequence ATGAGCGGCGCGCCCGGCGCCGGGGACGCGGACCGCGCGGCGGCGCCCTACCGGGCCCTGGTCGTGACGGCGTCCAACCGCGCCGCCGCCGGGGTCTACCCCGACAAGGGCGGGCCGGTGATCGCCGAAGCGCTCAGCGCCCTCGGCTTCGCCGTGGACGGCCCCCGGGTGGTCCCGGACGGCGATCCGGTCGAAGAGGCCCTCAGGCAGGGCGTGGCGGCCCGTTACGACGTGATCCTCACCACGGGCGGCACCGGTATCTCGCCCACCGACCGGACCCCGGAGGCGACCGGACGGGTGATCGACCGGTCGGTCCCCGGCATCCCGGAGGCCATCCGCGCCCACGGCGGCCCGAAGGTGCCCACCGCCGCCCTGTCCCGCGGACTCGCCGGTGTCGCGGAGCGCACCCTCATCGTGAACCTGCCCGGCTCCACCGGCGGCGTCCGGGACGGACTCGTCGTACTGGAGCCCCTGCTGAGGCACGCGGTCGACCAGCTGCGCGGGGGCGATCACCCGCAGCCCCCCGACGGGAACACCGCCCACGCCGCGGAGCGCCCCCGGCCGCCGGGGGGAACGGCCGAGGGCGGCCCAGGACCGACCGGGAGCCGAAGCTGA
- a CDS encoding hydroxypyruvate isomerase family protein, giving the protein MRAPNGLRFDANLKWLFTEVPFEERFDAAATAGFTAVEYADPYPYPAARLRRRLADAGLSQVLINAPMGEPGSPERAGVACLPGHSDRFRADLERGLDYAVELGSDFLHVLGGIRPAGVGHDRAFATFVANLAWAVERARGTGVCLVLEAQNSRDVPGFLLDTQARAAAVVEALGGDGIGLLLDLYHVQVQEGDLVSTLRERLPLVRHIQIADPPERTEPGSGEIAWPRIFGTLLDASYPGWIGCEYRPANGTVNGLSWVTEHAGTASTSAASVASVASAASTVSTASAEGVR; this is encoded by the coding sequence ATGCGCGCGCCGAACGGGCTGCGCTTCGACGCCAACCTCAAGTGGCTGTTCACCGAGGTCCCCTTCGAGGAGCGGTTCGACGCCGCGGCCACCGCCGGGTTCACCGCCGTCGAGTACGCCGACCCCTACCCGTACCCGGCCGCCCGGCTGCGCCGGCGGCTCGCCGACGCGGGGCTGAGCCAGGTGCTGATCAACGCGCCGATGGGCGAGCCCGGTTCGCCGGAGCGGGCGGGCGTGGCCTGTCTGCCCGGCCACTCCGACCGGTTCCGCGCCGACCTGGAGCGCGGTCTCGACTACGCGGTCGAGCTGGGCAGCGACTTCCTGCATGTGCTGGGCGGCATACGTCCGGCCGGTGTCGGCCACGACCGCGCCTTCGCCACGTTCGTCGCCAACCTCGCCTGGGCCGTCGAACGGGCACGGGGCACGGGGGTGTGCCTCGTCCTGGAGGCACAGAACAGCCGTGACGTGCCCGGATTCCTGCTGGACACCCAGGCACGGGCCGCCGCGGTCGTGGAAGCGCTCGGCGGGGACGGGATCGGGCTGCTCCTGGACCTCTACCACGTACAGGTCCAGGAGGGCGACCTCGTCTCGACGCTGCGCGAGCGACTGCCCCTGGTCCGGCACATCCAGATCGCCGACCCGCCGGAACGCACGGAGCCGGGCAGCGGCGAGATCGCCTGGCCGCGGATCTTCGGCACACTGCTGGACGCCTCGTACCCGGGCTGGATCGGCTGCGAGTACCGCCCGGCGAACGGCACGGTGAACGGTCTCTCCTGGGTCACCGAGCACGCCGGGACGGCGTCGACCTCGGCGGCGTCAGTGGCGTCAGTGGCATCAGCGGCCTCGACGGTCTCCACGGCCTCCGCCGAGGGGGTCCGATGA
- a CDS encoding GntR family transcriptional regulator produces MATRPSDRQPLADQMYEVLLGQFMDGLWSPGRPLNIGALSRELNVSQTPLREALARLEHTGLVRREALKGYRVAPLFSETELIKLMDARLVLEPTLTYEAGRRTTPEFLQDVADSIEELRRCATGDGPPSVRAYLSADERFHFLIAKQSANPFLESAYRSLSGHVQRFRLFTELGSSDAESPAREHTAVHEALTAGDAEGAADRMRQHIENAKARALKDRQAVSSG; encoded by the coding sequence ATGGCTACGCGCCCGTCCGATCGGCAACCGTTGGCCGATCAGATGTACGAAGTGCTGCTCGGGCAGTTCATGGACGGACTGTGGTCACCGGGCCGGCCGCTCAACATCGGCGCCCTCTCCCGCGAACTGAACGTCAGCCAGACGCCCCTGCGTGAGGCGCTCGCCCGGCTCGAACACACCGGCCTGGTACGCCGCGAGGCGCTCAAGGGCTACCGCGTGGCCCCGCTCTTCAGCGAGACCGAGCTGATCAAGCTGATGGACGCGCGACTGGTGCTCGAACCGACCCTCACCTACGAGGCGGGCCGCCGGACCACCCCCGAGTTCCTCCAGGACGTCGCCGACAGCATCGAGGAGTTGCGGCGCTGCGCGACCGGGGACGGCCCGCCGTCGGTACGCGCCTATCTGTCGGCCGACGAGCGCTTCCACTTCCTGATCGCCAAGCAGTCGGCCAACCCCTTCCTGGAGTCGGCGTACCGTTCGCTGAGCGGCCATGTGCAGCGCTTCCGCCTCTTCACCGAACTCGGCTCCTCCGACGCGGAGTCACCCGCGCGCGAGCACACCGCCGTCCACGAGGCGCTGACCGCGGGGGACGCCGAGGGCGCGGCCGACCGGATGCGGCAGCACATCGAGAACGCGAAGGCCCGCGCGTTGAAGGACCGTCAGGCCGTGTCGAGCGGCTGA
- a CDS encoding GNAT family N-acetyltransferase, translating to MTDGDIALRPIKLRDQRAWREVNRRNRDWLRPWEATIPPPTPSGPVTHRPTYRQMVRHLRAEANAGRMLPFVIEYQGRLVGQLTVAGITWGSMCSAHVGYWVDEGVAGRGVMPTAVALAVDHCFRTVGLHRIEVCIRPENAPSRRVVEKLGFREEGMRPRYLHIDGAWRDHLVYALTSEEAPEGLLRRWHQARSRTGPRTGPEPPGPPWK from the coding sequence CTGACGGACGGTGACATCGCCCTCCGCCCCATAAAGCTGCGTGACCAGCGCGCCTGGCGTGAGGTCAACCGCCGCAACCGGGACTGGCTGCGGCCCTGGGAGGCGACCATCCCGCCGCCCACCCCCAGCGGCCCGGTCACGCACCGGCCCACGTACCGGCAGATGGTCCGCCATCTGCGGGCCGAGGCCAACGCCGGGCGGATGCTGCCCTTCGTCATCGAGTACCAGGGGCGTCTGGTGGGGCAGCTCACGGTCGCGGGCATCACCTGGGGGTCGATGTGCTCGGCGCACGTCGGCTACTGGGTCGACGAGGGAGTCGCCGGACGCGGGGTGATGCCGACCGCGGTGGCACTGGCCGTCGACCACTGCTTCCGCACGGTCGGGCTGCACCGTATCGAGGTCTGTATTCGTCCCGAGAACGCTCCCAGCCGCAGGGTCGTGGAGAAACTCGGATTCCGGGAGGAGGGGATGCGTCCCCGGTACCTCCATATCGACGGTGCGTGGCGTGACCATCTGGTCTACGCGCTGACCTCCGAAGAGGCCCCGGAAGGGCTGCTGCGCCGCTGGCACCAGGCGCGTTCCCGGACCGGCCCCCGCACAGGACCGGAGCCACCGGGCCCTCCCTGGAAATGA
- a CDS encoding 5-formyltetrahydrofolate cyclo-ligase — protein MNQPPGGAESDKRGLRKEILGARKRLHQDDVHRTSSVLVSRARELPELSEARTVAAYVSVGGEPGTLPLLDDLHARGVRVLLPVLLDDNDLDWGRYEGPESLAAVRHAGRMTLLEPRGPRLGPDAVLTADAVLLPGLAVDHRGMRLGRGGGSYDRVLARLERSDADPALVVLLYDAEVLARVPSEAHDRPVHAVVTPSGIRRFPGGGKARRDT, from the coding sequence ATGAATCAGCCCCCCGGTGGAGCCGAGTCTGACAAGCGCGGGTTGCGCAAGGAGATCCTCGGGGCGAGGAAAAGGTTGCATCAGGATGACGTGCACAGGACGTCATCGGTTCTCGTCTCCCGCGCGCGGGAGCTCCCGGAGCTCTCCGAGGCGCGCACCGTCGCCGCGTACGTCTCCGTCGGCGGCGAACCGGGCACCCTGCCGCTGCTCGACGATCTGCACGCGCGCGGGGTGCGGGTCCTGCTGCCCGTGCTCCTCGACGACAACGACCTCGACTGGGGCCGCTACGAAGGTCCGGAGTCGCTCGCCGCAGTGCGGCACGCGGGCCGGATGACCCTCCTGGAGCCGCGCGGGCCCCGGCTCGGCCCGGACGCGGTGCTGACGGCGGACGCCGTTCTGCTGCCCGGACTCGCGGTCGACCACCGCGGGATGCGGCTGGGGCGGGGCGGCGGCTCGTACGACCGGGTGCTCGCCCGGCTGGAGCGTTCGGACGCCGATCCCGCGCTGGTGGTCCTGCTGTACGACGCGGAGGTCCTCGCGCGGGTCCCCTCCGAGGCGCACGACCGGCCGGTGCACGCGGTGGTGACACCGTCGGGCATCCGTCGCTTCCCCGGTGGCGGCAAGGCACGGCGCGACACCTGA
- the glp gene encoding molybdotransferase-like divisome protein Glp: MWSVTEHLADILGTVRPLEPIELQLLDAQGCVLVDDVTVPVSLPPFDNSSMDGYAVRAADVAGASEEFPAVLTVIGDVAAGRGGPLTVGPGQTARIMTGAPLPPGAEAVVPVEWTDGGLGGGAVSGMRAHSTAPEGASGQVRIHRAAQPRAYVRARGSDVRAGDRALEAGTVLRAPQIALLAAIGRGTVRVRPRPRVVVLSTGSELVQPGEPLGEGQVYDANSFALTAAAREAGALAYRVGAVDDDAETLRATIEDQLIRADLVVTTGGVSVGAYDVVKEALAHVGDEDEEGGGVDFRTLAMQPGKPQGFGSIGPDHTPLLALPGNPVSSYVSFELFARPAIRTLMGVRDIHRPSARAVLRADKALTSPDGRRQFLRGRYDADAGEVTPVGGAGSHLVAALAHADALIVVPERTVSVEPGTEVDVVVLD, from the coding sequence ATGTGGTCGGTGACCGAGCATCTGGCGGACATCCTCGGCACCGTCCGCCCCCTGGAGCCCATCGAGCTCCAGCTCCTCGACGCCCAGGGCTGTGTCCTCGTCGACGACGTCACCGTGCCCGTGTCGCTGCCGCCCTTCGACAACAGCTCCATGGACGGGTACGCCGTCCGGGCCGCCGATGTCGCGGGCGCGAGCGAGGAGTTCCCGGCCGTCCTGACGGTCATCGGTGACGTGGCCGCGGGCCGGGGCGGCCCGCTCACGGTGGGTCCTGGCCAGACGGCGCGCATCATGACTGGCGCGCCGCTGCCGCCCGGCGCCGAGGCGGTCGTTCCCGTGGAGTGGACCGACGGTGGCCTCGGCGGCGGAGCGGTGTCCGGTATGCGGGCGCACAGCACCGCCCCCGAGGGCGCGTCCGGGCAGGTGCGGATCCACCGGGCCGCGCAACCACGCGCGTACGTCCGCGCGCGGGGCAGCGATGTCAGGGCCGGGGACCGCGCGCTGGAGGCGGGGACGGTCCTGCGCGCCCCGCAGATCGCGCTGCTCGCCGCGATCGGCCGCGGCACCGTACGGGTGCGCCCGCGCCCGCGCGTGGTCGTCCTGTCCACCGGCAGTGAACTCGTCCAGCCGGGGGAGCCGTTGGGTGAGGGCCAGGTCTACGACGCCAACAGCTTCGCCCTCACCGCCGCCGCGCGTGAGGCGGGCGCCCTCGCCTACCGGGTGGGCGCCGTCGACGATGACGCGGAGACGCTGCGCGCCACCATCGAGGACCAGCTCATCCGCGCGGACCTCGTCGTCACCACGGGTGGTGTCAGCGTGGGCGCGTACGACGTCGTGAAGGAAGCCCTCGCGCATGTGGGCGACGAGGACGAGGAAGGCGGCGGGGTCGACTTCCGCACCCTCGCCATGCAGCCGGGCAAGCCCCAGGGCTTCGGTTCCATCGGCCCCGACCACACACCGCTGCTGGCGCTGCCCGGCAACCCGGTGTCGTCGTACGTGTCCTTCGAGCTGTTCGCGCGGCCCGCTATCCGGACCCTCATGGGCGTGCGGGACATCCACCGTCCCTCCGCGCGCGCGGTGCTGCGTGCCGACAAGGCCCTCACGTCGCCCGACGGGCGCAGGCAGTTCCTGCGTGGCCGGTACGACGCCGACGCGGGCGAGGTGACGCCGGTGGGCGGCGCGGGCTCCCATCTGGTGGCCGCGCTGGCACATGCCGACGCGCTGATCGTGGTGCCCGAGCGCACGGTGTCCGTGGAGCCCGGTACCGAGGTCGACGTCGTGGTGCTGGACTGA
- a CDS encoding phosphoglycerate dehydrogenase, whose product MTQPPKERALRVLVTTPYLEPGGAVDRILRDAGLDPVFARRADREAAGTTLAECVADVAGVVAGTDAFSAEVIEAAPALRILSRCGVGYDNIDVEAATRHGVAVAITPGTNRVSVAEHVLALMLNGARRIPQNLAAVRGGAWTQESGRELRGATLGVVGLGSIGRTVARAALALGMRVVAHDPWLDEDFLTETGVEALPLDDVLAAADFLTLHISLDETTRHLIDAAALRRMKPDAYLINTARGGVVDEDALADAVEAGRLAGAALDVTEREPLPADSRLRALDSVIVTAHIAAATVEARARSGAMAARHVVELLAGRTPEHLVNPDSVSPATAGAR is encoded by the coding sequence ATGACCCAGCCCCCCAAGGAACGTGCGCTTCGTGTACTCGTGACAACGCCGTATCTGGAGCCCGGTGGCGCGGTCGACCGCATCCTGCGGGACGCCGGCCTGGACCCGGTCTTCGCCCGGCGCGCCGACCGGGAGGCCGCCGGGACCACGCTGGCGGAATGCGTCGCGGATGTGGCGGGTGTCGTCGCCGGCACCGACGCCTTCTCCGCCGAGGTCATCGAAGCGGCTCCCGCACTGAGGATCCTCAGCCGCTGCGGCGTCGGCTACGACAACATCGACGTCGAGGCGGCGACCCGGCACGGGGTCGCGGTCGCCATCACCCCGGGGACCAACCGGGTCTCCGTCGCCGAACACGTCCTGGCGCTGATGCTGAACGGCGCCCGCCGTATCCCGCAGAACCTCGCCGCCGTGCGCGGTGGCGCCTGGACGCAGGAGAGCGGCCGGGAACTGCGCGGCGCCACGCTCGGCGTCGTCGGCCTCGGCTCCATCGGCAGGACCGTCGCCCGCGCGGCACTCGCCCTCGGTATGCGCGTCGTCGCCCACGACCCCTGGCTGGACGAGGACTTCCTGACGGAGACCGGCGTCGAGGCGCTGCCCCTCGACGACGTACTGGCGGCGGCCGACTTCCTGACCCTGCACATCTCCCTGGACGAGACGACCCGGCATCTGATCGACGCCGCCGCGCTGCGCCGGATGAAGCCCGACGCGTATCTGATCAACACCGCCCGGGGCGGGGTCGTGGACGAGGACGCGCTCGCCGACGCGGTGGAGGCGGGCCGGCTGGCGGGCGCCGCGCTGGACGTGACCGAGCGGGAACCGCTGCCCGCCGACAGCAGGCTCCGCGCGCTCGACAGCGTCATCGTGACCGCGCACATCGCCGCCGCCACGGTCGAGGCCCGCGCCAGGTCCGGTGCCATGGCCGCCCGGCACGTGGTCGAACTGCTCGCCGGGCGCACCCCGGAACACCTGGTCAACCCCGACAGCGTGAGCCCCGCCACCGCCGGAGCACGCTGA
- the galU gene encoding UTP--glucose-1-phosphate uridylyltransferase GalU codes for MTQSNSRITKAVIPAAGLGTRFLPATKATPKEMLPVVDKPAIQYVVEEAVAAGLDDVLMVTGRNKRPLEDHFDRNYELEEALTKKGDRARLAKVQESSDLATMHYVRQGDPKGLGHAVLCAAPHVGDEPFAVLLGDDLIDPRDPLLARMVDIQEQHGGSVVALMEVAPEQVHLYGCAAVEATGESDIVRVTGLVEKPDPADAPSNFAVIGRYVLDPHIFDILRSTEPGRGGEIQLTDALQQLALDEKVGGPVHGVVFKGRRYDTGDRSDYLRAIVRLACEREDLGPEFRTWLRSYVTEEM; via the coding sequence ATGACTCAGTCGAACTCCAGGATCACCAAGGCCGTCATCCCCGCCGCGGGCCTCGGCACCCGCTTCCTGCCCGCGACCAAGGCCACGCCCAAGGAAATGCTGCCGGTCGTCGACAAGCCGGCGATCCAGTACGTGGTCGAAGAAGCGGTCGCTGCCGGACTCGATGACGTCCTGATGGTCACCGGGCGCAACAAGCGTCCCCTGGAGGACCACTTCGACCGCAACTACGAGCTGGAGGAAGCCCTCACCAAGAAGGGCGACCGCGCTCGTCTCGCGAAGGTGCAGGAGTCCAGCGACCTGGCCACCATGCACTATGTGCGCCAGGGCGACCCGAAGGGCCTCGGGCACGCGGTCCTGTGCGCGGCCCCGCACGTCGGCGACGAACCGTTCGCCGTCCTGCTCGGTGACGACCTCATCGACCCCCGTGACCCGCTGCTCGCCCGCATGGTCGACATCCAGGAGCAGCACGGCGGCAGTGTCGTCGCGCTCATGGAGGTCGCGCCCGAGCAGGTGCACCTCTACGGCTGCGCCGCGGTGGAGGCCACGGGCGAGTCGGACATCGTCCGGGTCACCGGTCTGGTGGAGAAGCCCGACCCGGCCGACGCGCCCAGCAACTTCGCCGTCATCGGCCGCTATGTGCTCGACCCGCACATCTTCGACATACTGCGCAGCACCGAGCCGGGCCGGGGAGGTGAGATCCAGCTCACCGACGCCCTCCAGCAGCTCGCCCTGGACGAGAAGGTCGGCGGCCCCGTGCACGGCGTCGTCTTCAAGGGACGCCGCTACGACACCGGCGACCGCAGCGACTACCTGCGTGCCATTGTCAGACTCGCGTGCGAACGTGAGGACCTGGGCCCGGAGTTCCGGACCTGGCTCCGCAGTTACGTCACCGAGGAGATGTAG
- a CDS encoding four-carbon acid sugar kinase family protein produces the protein MTQRRNSHHQADGTRADAPLGVIADDFTGATDVAVALRRAGLRTLLFFGVPDGTGVPDGTEVPGRTGGADGTGAPGRTGEGAHGADADPLPEHDALVVALKSRMVPAADAVASSLDALEWLRGQGAGQIYFKFCSTFDSTPRGNIGPVLDRLAEATGADTVPLTPSSPEHLRTQYQGCLFVDGVLLGESHMRDHPVTPMTDSNLPRLLRAQTRERVALIGLGTVREGAAAVRDALAGAGARGARYVLADGIDESDLRTLGRAALGSPLVAGAAGLAAGLAHAYAEERAGRSPGAGRVPGAGRPSGAGPAPGAERAPGAERPSGAGQGEAADGRNAADGSHIADAPDAADAPDSPHAVDISGPPDGPAAVLSGSCSRRTLEQLAALLDEGRPAYRLDPVAVSDPVALADAALAWYDALPAGGGAPVLYSSAAPERLRETQRVLGVERSAALLEKATGLVAAGLVERGVRRLVAAGGETSGAVVAALGVTGARVGAEAARGVPWIHPLGERPLALLLKSGNFGGPGLLTDASASRAERTDGI, from the coding sequence ATGACCCAGCGCCGAAACAGTCACCACCAGGCGGACGGCACCCGCGCCGACGCGCCGCTCGGGGTCATCGCGGACGACTTCACCGGTGCGACGGACGTCGCCGTGGCGCTGCGCCGCGCCGGACTCCGCACCCTGTTGTTCTTCGGCGTGCCGGACGGTACGGGTGTGCCGGACGGTACGGAGGTGCCAGGCCGTACGGGTGGGGCGGACGGTACGGGTGCGCCGGGTCGTACGGGGGAGGGGGCGCACGGGGCCGACGCGGACCCGTTGCCCGAGCACGACGCGCTGGTCGTCGCGCTGAAGAGCCGGATGGTGCCCGCGGCCGACGCGGTCGCCTCGTCCCTGGACGCGCTGGAATGGCTGCGCGGACAGGGCGCCGGGCAGATCTACTTCAAGTTCTGCTCGACCTTCGACTCCACCCCGCGCGGCAACATCGGCCCGGTCCTGGACCGGCTGGCCGAGGCGACGGGCGCCGACACCGTGCCGCTGACCCCGAGTTCGCCGGAGCATCTGCGGACCCAGTACCAGGGCTGTCTCTTCGTGGACGGCGTCCTGCTCGGTGAGTCGCATATGCGCGACCACCCGGTGACCCCCATGACGGACTCGAACCTGCCCAGGCTGCTGCGGGCCCAGACCCGCGAACGGGTGGCCCTCATCGGGCTCGGGACGGTACGGGAGGGCGCGGCGGCGGTGCGTGACGCGCTGGCGGGCGCCGGGGCGCGCGGCGCGCGCTACGTACTGGCCGACGGTATCGACGAGAGCGATCTGCGCACGCTCGGCCGGGCCGCCCTCGGCTCACCGCTCGTCGCGGGCGCCGCCGGACTGGCCGCAGGTCTGGCGCACGCGTACGCGGAGGAGCGCGCGGGGCGTTCGCCGGGCGCGGGGCGGGTTCCGGGCGCTGGACGGCCTTCGGGTGCTGGACCCGCGCCGGGTGCTGAACGTGCGCCGGGTGCTGAACGTCCGTCGGGTGCCGGTCAGGGCGAGGCCGCCGACGGGAGGAACGCCGCCGACGGGAGCCACATCGCCGACGCCCCGGATGCCGCCGACGCCCCGGACAGCCCGCACGCCGTGGACATCTCCGGGCCGCCGGACGGACCGGCCGCCGTGCTGAGCGGGAGCTGTTCCCGCCGCACCCTGGAGCAGCTCGCGGCGCTCCTCGACGAGGGGAGGCCCGCGTACCGCCTCGACCCGGTGGCCGTATCCGATCCCGTGGCGCTCGCCGACGCCGCGCTCGCCTGGTACGACGCGCTGCCCGCGGGTGGCGGCGCGCCCGTCCTCTACTCCTCGGCCGCCCCCGAAAGGCTCCGCGAGACACAGCGGGTGCTGGGCGTGGAGCGGTCGGCGGCCCTGCTGGAGAAGGCGACAGGGCTCGTCGCGGCCGGACTGGTCGAGCGCGGGGTGCGCAGGCTGGTCGCCGCCGGGGGTGAGACGTCCGGAGCCGTCGTCGCCGCGCTCGGGGTCACCGGCGCGCGGGTCGGCGCCGAGGCCGCGCGCGGGGTGCCCTGGATCCACCCGCTGGGCGAGCGCCCCTTGGCGCTGCTGCTCAAGTCCGGCAACTTCGGCGGACCCGGCCTGCTCACCGACGCCTCCGCCTCCCGCGCGGAACGGACGGACGGCATATGA
- the moaC gene encoding cyclic pyranopterin monophosphate synthase MoaC, whose amino-acid sequence MTANPRGDTPGTPEEGRLTHIDAAGAARMVDVSGKRVTARTARASGRVVVNPEVVALLRGDGVPKGDALATARIAGIMGAKRTPDLIPLCHPLAVSGVTVDLSVADDAVEIVATVRTTDRTGVEMEALTAVAVAALTVVDMVKAVDKAAVVTDVRVEQKTGGRSGDWSRT is encoded by the coding sequence ATGACCGCGAATCCCCGGGGGGACACCCCCGGCACCCCTGAAGAGGGCCGTCTCACCCATATCGACGCGGCCGGCGCGGCCCGTATGGTCGATGTGTCCGGCAAGAGGGTCACCGCGCGCACCGCGCGCGCGAGCGGCCGGGTCGTGGTGAACCCCGAAGTGGTCGCCCTGCTGCGGGGCGACGGTGTGCCCAAGGGCGACGCCCTCGCCACCGCGCGCATCGCCGGAATCATGGGCGCCAAGCGCACCCCTGACCTGATCCCGCTGTGCCATCCGCTGGCCGTGTCCGGGGTGACCGTGGACCTCTCCGTCGCGGACGACGCCGTCGAGATCGTCGCCACGGTCCGCACCACCGACCGTACCGGTGTCGAGATGGAGGCGCTGACCGCGGTCGCGGTCGCCGCGCTCACCGTCGTCGACATGGTGAAGGCCGTCGACAAGGCGGCCGTCGTCACGGATGTGCGGGTCGAGCAGAAGACCGGCGGACGGTCGGGCGACTGGAGCCGCACATGA